From Macaca fascicularis isolate 582-1 chromosome 14, T2T-MFA8v1.1, a single genomic window includes:
- the MOGAT2 gene encoding 2-acylglycerol O-acyltransferase 2 isoform X2: protein MKDYFPISLVKTAELDPSRNYIAGFHPHGVLAAGAFANLCTESTGFSSIFPGIRPHLMMLTLWFRAPFFRDYIMSAGLVTSEKESAAHILNRKGGGNLLGIIVGGAQEALDARPGSFTLLLRNRKGFIRLALTHGAPLVPIFSFGENDLFDQIPNSSGSWLRCIQNRLQKIMGISLPLFHGRGVFQYSFGLIPYRRPITTVVGKPIEVQKTLHPSSEEVNQLHQRYIKELCNLFEAHKLKFNIPADQHLEFC, encoded by the exons CTGGTCAAGACTGCTGAGCTGGACCCCTCTCGGAACTACATTGCGGGCTTCCACCCCCATGGAGTCCTGGCAGCCGGAGCCTTTGCCAACCTGTGCACTGAGAGCACAGGCTTCTCTTCGATCTTCCCCGGTATCCGCCCCCATCTGATGATGCTGACCTTGTGGTTCCGGGCCCCCTTCTTCAGAGATTACATCATGTCCGCAG GGTTGGTCACATCAGAAAAGGAGAGCGCTGCTCACATTCTGAACAGGAAGGGTGGCGGAAACTTGCTGGGCATCATTGTAGGGGGTGCCCAGGAGGCCCTGGATGCCAGGCCTGGATCCTTCACGCTGTTACTGCGGAACCGAAAGGGCTTCATCAGGCTCGCCCTGACACACGG GGCACCCCTGGTGCCGATCTTCTCCTTCGGAGAGAATGACCTATTTGACCAGATTCCCAACTCTTCTGGCTCCTGGTTGCGCTGTATCCAGAATCGGTTGCAGAAGATCATGGGCATCTCCCTCCCACTCTTTCATGGCCGTGGTGTCTTCCAGTACAGCTTTGGTTTAATACCCTACCGCCGGCCCATCACCACTGTGG TGGGGAAGCCCATCGAGGTACAGAAGACGCTGCATCCCTCCTCGGAGGAGGTGAACCAGCTGCACCAGCGCTATATCAAAGAGCTGTGCAACCTCTTCGAGGCCCACAAACTTAAGTTCAACATTCCTGCTGACCAACACTTGGAGTTCTGCTGA